The genomic DNA AGATTATGGAGAACTCCTAGCCTGATAAGCTGCTAAGGAGTAGGGTGCGGGGCTTGTCCCCGCCCGTCGTTGAACAATCCCGGCGCGCATCGGGCAACGACGGGCGGGGACAAGCCCCGCACCTACTTCGCAAGGAGTATAAGCCAGTTTCAAAGCGCATGGGCAGCATTTTCAGGTCAGCGAATTGCCCTACCCCCGCTCTTTACGTACAACGCCCAACAATCCTTTTCCCAACCCCCATTCTCATGGCTACTACCGTCAAAACCCCCAGCCACACCGACCCCGAAACCAAGAAGAAGGAAGACAAGAACCAGACCACTATCAAAGACAAGCCCTCGGGCAAAAGCGTGAAAACCCAGAAGAAATAACTGGCTGCCCCGGCAACCAAGAGCCCGACTACCACTGGTAGCCGGGCTTTTTCGTGTTCATTTTTTGGGTGAGATGCTTACGCGGGCGCTTGCAGCGCCGAGTCGGGGGTAGGCTCCACGGCGCGTTCGAAGCGCAGGCGGCCGTCTAGGTCGGTACCGCTAGAGACGAAGCCGTTGGCCAGCAGCACGCGCTGCGAAATCAGGTTTTCGGGCGGCGCGTGGGCCATCACCCGGCGCACCGCACCGGTGGCGGCGGCCTGCTGCACCAGCCCGGCCACCAGCTCGGTGCCTAGGCCCTGGCCGCGCCAGTCGGCCGCGATGCTATAGCCGATTTCGACCAGCCCCGCCTCGTCGGGCGGGCCCGTGAAGCCGCCCGAGCCCACCAGCGTGCGGGGCACGTCGCCTTCAGCCTTGCGCAGGGCATACCAGTTATACCAGCCCGCCGCGTCGCGGCCGCCGGCCGTGAGCTTTTCCAGAAAATATTCCATTGCCTCGCGGTCGTAGTCGCCGGGCGGCCAGTCGGCGGGCAGGGAGGCACCCAGCAAGGTCGGAAAATACTGCGGCTTGTGCAGCTCAGCGGTGAGCAGCGCCCGGCTGGCGGCCAGAATAAGCAAGCGGGGCGTGTGAGTAATCAGCGGAATCATAGCCTGATTATACGCAACTTAGCCGGCCTCCGGCGCGGGCATGGCAAACGTATGGAGCAACCCACTGATAATCATGTACTGCCCGGCCAGGTAAATCATGTCCACCACGCCTTTTTCGCCGAAGGTGGCCAGCGCCTGCTTGTGGAGCGCGGCATCAATCTGGTGCGTGGTGCGGAGGCGGCAGAGTTGATGGGTAAACTCGTGGGCTACCCCCTCCTCAGCCCACAAGCCGGCCGGCTTTTCGCCCGCCACCAGGGCCTGAATAGCAGCCTCGCCCAAGCCCGCCGGCCGGCCCACGGCCGTGTGGGGGCGGCCATCTGCTGCCCATGCGCCTCTCCCGGCCTGTTTCTTGCGGGGCCGCGCCCTGCCAGCCAGCGCGGCCCCTACCCCCTGCCTCCAGCCCGACGCGCGATTAAGAAGTTGCGTCGGAACTTTGACGGCGGGCGGCCCGGTGCCGCAGTAGCCACCACGCGTTGTTTTGCCCGTTTGCTTATGAAATCCTCCGTTCCCTTTTCTCGCACGCTGCTGGACTCGCCCTGGCTGCTGCCGGGCGGCATTGCCGTGGCCCTGGCCGCTGGCTGGCTGGCCGGCCGGCTTGGCACATCGGTGCCGGGAATGCTGCTGGTGGGACCCGGACTATTTTTCCTCACGATTCTGATATTCCGCTCGCCGCGGGTGGGCATCCTCACTTACGTGGTGTATTGTTTCGTGATGGGCATCATCAGTCGCAATCTCGACACGGGCCTTCAACTGGGCACGGGCATGGATGCGATACTAGCCCTGACGTGGGTAGCCGTCATTTTTCAGCAGCCCGGCCGGCTCGACTGGAGCCGCATCAATAATGCCTTTTGCTGGCTAGCCCTGGCCTGGTTTGGGCTCACGGTGCTCGAAATTGCCAACCCCGCCGGGGCCAGCCTCATGGGTTGGGTGTATGAGACGCGCTCCACGGCCCTGTACCTGGCGATGGCCGTGCCGCTGGGCTGCCTGCTGCTCTACCGCATGCAGGACCTGCGCCTGTTTCTGAAGATTATCATCGGGTTTTCGGTCTTCGGAGCCCTCTACGGTATCAAGCAGAAGTTTATCGGCCTCAACGCTATGGAGCAGGAATGGCTCGATACGGTCGGCGCGGTCACGCACCTCATTTTTGGCAAGCTGCGCATCTTTTCCTACTATAGCGAGGCGGCCCAGTTTGGGGCATCGCAGGCGCACGTGGGGCTCATCTGCCTCATTCTGGCGCTGGGGCCATTCGCCATCTGGAAGCGCGCACTTTTGGGAATATCAGCGCTGCTGTGCTTCTACGGCATGCTTATTTCCGGCACGCGGGGGGCGCTTTTCGTGCTGGTGGGCGGCATGTTTCTCTACCTGGTGCTGAGCAAAAAAATCCGGCCCCTGCTGGTGGGCATCGTGCTGGCCGTGGGGGCCATCGTTTTTCTCAAATACACGAGCCTGGGCAGCGGCAATGCCGATATCGTGCGCTTTCGCACCGCCCTCGACCCCAACGACCCCTCGCTCCAGCTGCGCCTCACGAATCAGGCCAAGCTCAGCACTTACCTGGCCGATTATCCGCTGGGCGGGGGGGTAGGAGTCATCGGTGTCTGGGGCAAGAAATACAACCCGGACAAATACCTCTCGACGGTAGCGCCCGACAGCTACTTTGTTAAAATCTGGGCTGAATACGGCATCGTAGGCTTTATTCTCTGGTTCGGGATGGTACTCTTTATCCTGGGCATGAGCGGCGCCATCGTCTGGCGGCTGCGCAACCCTCAGCTCAGGCAAATGCTGCTGGCTCTCACGGCCGGCTACGGCGGCATCCTGCTCAGCAGCTACGGCAACGAGGTAATCAACCAGATACCCTCCTCCATGCTCATCTACCTCTCCTGGGCCTTCATCATTCAGGGTCCGGCCCTGGATGAGCAGCTGGAAGGCACCGAGCCGCAGCTAATAGTAGTGCCCCCACCGCGCCTGGGCGCTTTCTAGCCCAGGGCCTGTTCTCAATAAGAGGACTAACTCGTCTTTATAGGCCGTTTTTTGAGAATTTAGAAACTTAGAGAAGCAATGAGCCGACAGAAAATAGCTTTTTTATCGGATAAGTTAAACTTATCTTAGTAAAAAGTTTAACTTATCTAATCGAGAATAGACCCTAGGGTGCTGCCTTATCGGGCGCGGGCCGGCACGGCCGGCACCACGAAAATGGGCGTTTCCGTCACCGTGAGCGGCAGCGCGCCGGCTTTGCTTAGCACGGTTTGCCTGGCCATCGTGTCGTGGCCGGTTTGGGGGGTGTACACGCTGTAGGCCTGGTCGGGGCCCGCCGCGCCCACCCGCAAGGAGTAGCTGGCGGTTTTGCCCTCCTCGGTTGGCATCACCAGCATGTACATAGGCTGCCCTTTGTATTCGTACTTATCCACTATCGGACTGGTGCTCAGGGTGCCTTTATACACGTAGTTGCCCAGCAGGTGCTGCACCTGGTAGAGGTAGTCGGCGGCGGGCTTGCGCTGGTGCGTCACGCCGTTGAGCAGACCGGAGGAAGCGAACTGCTCGCCGCTTTCGAGCCGCAAATCGTTGGTCTGGTACAGAAACAGCCGGTCGATGCCGTGGCGGGCGTAGAAGAGCGCCGTGCGCAAAATCCAGTCGGCCTGCACCTGCTCGGGGGTTTTGGGGCCAATGGCCGGCGCGTGCAGCGGGCTGCCCTGGTTCACGTCGTAGCCCGCCTCCGTTACCCAGACTTCCTTATTATACTCGCGCCCCAGCGCCGCAAACGCATCGGCATAGGTGCCGATGGCCGATACCTCGGGGGCCGCGCCGCGCGCTGATTCCGTGCTCTGCGATGCGCCCGAGGCGTTGGCGTAGCAGTGATAGTTTATCACGTCGAAGCACAGGTCCACCTTGCCATCGGCTTTGTAGCCCCGGTACTGCCGGCACCAGTCAATGATGCCGCGCACGTAGTCGGTTTGGGGCGCGGCGGTGCCGCCCATCACTACGAGCATGGTTGGGTCGGCGTTTTTCACGCCTACCCCCGGCCCCATCGTGTTTTTATTGCCGTCGTAAAAAGCCGATAAGTTGGCGGCGTACTCGCGGGCGGTTTGGTAGGCCTTGCGGCCTTTCCACCACTTATCGCGCTCATTCTCACACTCCATGTACCTGATGTAGCCCAGCCCGACTTCGCGCGTGCGCGTGCCCGCCTCCGGCGCCGTGGGGTAGATGGGACCGGTCATCACGCCTTGCAGCAGGGCCGGGCTCACGGCCTTGTTGCGGCCGTAGCGCGCCGCGAACTGAAAAGCCAGCTTGGCCTCCAGGATGTAGGAAGCCGGGTTGAGCAGGTCAGCACCGGCGGCGGCCGGCACGTTTTCCGAGTTGCGCTGGTCGGCGGGGTAGCTGCGCTCCAAAAACCAGTTGGGCAGGGTTTTCAGGCAGGGTAGCACTTCCTTGCCTTCCTGCTTGAGGCGCTTGTAGAGCACATCGTAGTTCCAGCCCCCCGACATGGTGGGATTAAAAGAATATTTTCCTGGCTCCGGCTCTATCTTTTCCCAGTCCACGTAGTCGCGGTACTGCGTAAAGGCCTGCATCAGAGCCATGCTGGGCTCATACACCTGGTCGCGGATGTTGGGGTCCACGTCGTTTTGCAGAAATTCCCACACGAAGGAGTTGATACCAAACTCGTTGCCCAGCTGAATCGGTTTTTTGGGAGCCAGCGCCACGGGCGGGCTTTTTTTGTAGGTGCCATACAGCTCCAGCTCGGTCGGGAAGCCCCACCAGGTATTCAGCACCAGGAACTGCGCTTTGACGGGGGTAGGGAGCGTCACATCCACCCACTTGCCGTACGATTCGCCGGTGAACACCGTCAGCAGCCGCGGTTCCGCCGCCGCCGAAGCCTTCGCGTAGAGCTTAAACGGCTTGTCGGCAAAGGAATTTTCCCCGTCATAGAGCCTAATCTTGGTGATATATACATCCGTCAGGCCCTTAAAATCATAGTACGAGTCGTAGTTGGGCAGCAGCTTGCCCCAGCCCATAAACACCTCCTTGTCCAGCACCCCATCGGTTAGCTGCTGCAAGCCCGTGCCGGGCGTCACCTTGTCGCCCACGTTGTTGAGCTGGTACCAATTGGCCCCGCGCATCGGGATTTTTTGAGTGCCTGGTGCCTCCTGGCTTGGTGCCTGCTGACTACACGAAGCCGAGCTGCCAAGCATGCCTATGAGAAACAGCCAGACGGCCAGCTTGGGCAAGCACATTTTCATACCAGGAAATTATTTTTCGGTTAGCAGGCCGCGGATTGCAGCCCCAGAGTGGCGAAAGTTAAGCCCCCCGCCGCGTAGCCGCTGCTGCCCAACGGCCTGGCTACGCCCCAGGTCCGGCCACGGGCCGCCCACTTTCCTGGCGAGCGTGGCAGCTGAAAGGCTTACCCGCCGGCGTTCAAGCCGTTTTAGCGGCTATTCCCGAAGCACAAGTCGTTATACAATTGATGCGTAGTTTTATCGCGCTCTAACACTTGCCCGATTTTGGTAAAATTCGACACGCTCTCCATCATCATCCCCGTCTATAATGAGGCCCGCACCATTCACCAGATTCTGGACCTGCTGCGCGAGCTGGAATTGGTTAATGGCATTCGGAAGGAAATTATTCTGGTCAACGACTGCTCGACCGATGCTTCGGCCGACACCATTCGGGCCTACGCCGCCCGCTACCCCGCCCTGGGCCTGCGCCTGCTGGAGCACCGGGTGAACCAGGGTAAGGGCGCGGCCCTGCACACGGGCATCCGCGAGGCTACCGGCGACTACGTTATCATTCAGGATGCCGACCTCGAATATGACCCCGAAGAATATAACTTGCTGGTAAAGCCCGTGTTGCGAGGCTTTGCCGATGTGGTGTTCGGCTCGCGCTTTATGGGCGGCAACCCGCACCGCATCCTGTTTTTTTGGCACAGCATCGGCAATAGTATCCTCACGTTCCTGTCCAACATGTGCACCGACCTGAACCTGACCGACATGGAGACGTGCTACAAGCTCTTCCGGCGCGACATCATTCAGGGCCTGAACCTAGTCGAAAACCGCTTCGGCTTCGAGCCCGAAGTGACGGCCAAAATGGCGCGCGTGCCCAACATCCGGGTCTATGAGGTGGGCATCAGCTACTACGGCCGCACCTACGCCGAAGGCAAGAAAATCGGCTGGCGCGACGGCTTCCGCGCCATCTACTGCATCCTTAAATATGGCTTGCTGAACGGCTAGCCCGCCCCAGCGCCTACCCCCTCCCCCAGGCCCAATGACTGGCGAGGGGGTAGGCGCTGGGTGCTGACCCCGCACTGCCCCTACCCCCTTCTAAAACCCGCCCGCCGCTACCAGGGGCGGCAGCAGCAGAAGGATACTATGATATTTGCTTTAGTGCGGTACCAGGCGGCACTTTACCAGTCTTCAGTAGGAAAGCCAGGAACTGCTCCCGCGTGAGGGGGCCACTTACGTGCCGACGCTCTGCTTCTTCCACCAGCTCGCCCCGGCTGGTATAGTCAGCGGGCCTAAGCGGCGAGGAATTGGTTAATAACGACTTCTCGGATTCGGCCATAGCTGGGCAGGTTTACGGATTCAACTACTACGGTGTGGTCGGTTAACGTGAAGGTAACCGTTACGAACTTATGCAGCTTCGTGTAGCCGGTGATTTCATACTCGCCCCCTTCGCTTATACACAGCCAAGCCTGGGCTGATAATTCCAATAGCTCGTTCAACTCTTCTAACTCGATGCGGACGCTGTGCGCCCAACTGAGGTTGACTTTGCCGAAGTCCGCTTCGTAGCTTTCAAACATACCGTAAAGCTAATGCTGCGCGGGCGGGCCGCCGAAAGGGGAATTGCCATGCGGCTAAGCTACCAACCCTACCCCCCGCTAGCCCCGCAAACCCAGCAGCCGCTGCCGAGGCGACAGCGGCTGGAGATACAATTGCTTACTGCCAGAAAGCTTCTTGCTGCCACCCAACTGGAAAACCCATTACCTGAGTTGGAACAGTCGGATTCTGCTTTAGCAGGTCTTTCACTGACTCCTTAAATCTGCGGCCTGCCTCCTCGCTCATGGCCGATTGCAGATAGGCCGCTATTACTAGCACGATATACACCCGGTCATCGGCCGGTGCATTGGCTCGTAGCCACTGATTGACCGTGCGACGCGGTAGCGTGGGCCTAACGGTGAGCGTGCGGTTCCACAAGCGGCTGTGATGGGCACATACGTTGCGCACGTAGCTGAGCATTCGCATCCAACTGCGCAACACAATCTCATCAACGCCAAAAAAGCGGCCCATTTCCTTCGTAGCAGCTGATGAGCGCAGATTGTTGAACAGCTTGGAAGTCAGGCCAAACGACGCTACCTCCAGCACCATCCAGTTGGGCGGTCTTGCCGGCGTGGTGTACGTGGCCCGGTAATGGTCCAGGAAAGTCTCGTGCGCTCTGTTTAGCTCCTTGTCCAGCTCTACCAGATTATTCTGAAAACGCCCGGCATTAATGCAGGCGGCTTGATTTTCATACCAGTGTGGCCCCAGCAGCAACAAATTGTGATAGGCTAATTGGGCGCGCAAGGCCACTTCAATGACGCCCGTGGCCCGAAACACCAAGAAGCGTAACACCTCATCAAACTCGTACAGCCGCACGGTTTGGGCAAACGTAGTACCCGCCCGAAAACGATGGGTAGGGTCGTTAGGAGTTTGAAAAGCCAGGAAATAAGCCGCCAGGCGGTAATAGCTCAAACGGGCTAAATCCCGCTCCGCCTGCCCCACATTCTCCACTATTAATCCCCGGCTTTGTAACAGCGCTATCTGCTGCGGCAATGGTAAAGCAGGCTTGGTATAGCGCATGGGGCAGGGCAACAAAAAACCCGCCCTGGTGCGCGTAGGTCCGAAGACTCAGAGGCGTGGCGGGTGTTGTTGTTGCAAAGGTAAAACGAACTTGCTCCTAAACAAGTTTCGCGGTTATTTACTGCGCGGAGGGCCGCCGAAAGGAGAGTTGCCCGGCGGCTCAGCTACCAACCTTACCCCCCCGCTAGCCCCGCAAACCCAGCCGCGGCTACCGGGGGCGGCAGCGGCTGGCGAAAGCATCCTTATCGGTGCGTAACCAGCAGTGTCCGCGAAAGCTCCACGTATGAATGATGCGTAAGCAGCCTCGTCAACTGCGGCAGAAACTGCCGGAATAACTCTAATAAGTCGGCTGTGCTGATGTTACCAGTAGAAATCAGTAGTAGCTTGTAGGGCCGGCCATGCAGCAAAAAGCTATTGACGAAATCCGCGTCTTTAGTAGACTTGTTGCGAGGTACAAGGTGACGTAAATTTGTGAGAAATATATTTCCGCTTAGGTTATGCAACTTTCCACTTCGACCCTTACTACCGAACGTAAATGGCGAGCAGCAACTGGCTTGACACAAGCTCGATTTGAGAAATTACTGACTCATTTTAAGCAAGCTTATTCGCGCTCATTTGATTTACAAATAGCTGACCGTGATGCTTTTGCCATTCATGAGTCCATTATTAAAACGGAAGAAGAACTGCTGCTATTTACCCTATTTAGCTTTAAAGCCAGTTTAACTTACGATTTACTTGGTTTTGTAAGTGGGATGGATACCGCGAATGCTAAACGTTATCAAGACCGAGGAATTATGGTGCTTCAAGAAGCTTTAACACTGTCTGGTCATTTGCCTAAACGAGCGTTTGCTAGCGTAGACGAATTTGAAGCTTATTTTAGCCAGCACGAAACGTTGTTACTAGACGGAACGGAACAACGGATACAACGACCGCAAGATTATACTACTCAGAAAGACTCGTATAGTGGTAAAAAAAAGCGAATACCTTAAAAGAAATAGTCATTGCTACTACCACTAGGTGGATTGGGTTTTTAAGTCATTTTCAACCGGGAAAACAGCATGATTATGGGTTACTTAAACAACTCTTTCCTGTTGATAAACAGTGGTTTAGAAAATTTACTGTTCGCCTGGATTTAGGATTTCTGGGGTTTGGTAAGGATTATAAGTGTCCTACCTATTTTCTACCAATTAAAAAACCTAAGGGAAAAGAATTGACCCTGGAGCAGCGAGCCCTAAATAAAGAACAGGCGAGTAAACGTATTATAGTGGAACATGCTATCGGTGGCTGGAAACGTTATCGGATTTTGAGTGACCGTCTACGAATGCACGATTGGAAATGCTACGACAACGTGTTAGGAGTTTGTGCAGGGTTGTGGAATTTTTATCTATGTCCTTGACTTTCAAATCACAACAAGTCTAGTAATTAGTACGCGCTTTTCCTCCATCGACAACCGGGTGATGCTACCATCCTGGGTGCGGTTAGCGGCCGGTAGGTCCAGGGTATGTAGGCTATCGTAGCCCGCGTGAAAGGCCAGAAATCGCGCTAACTGCTTAGGTAGCTGGGCATCAACGATTACGTGCAGCGGCGTGGGCTGGCTCACGAAGCCAGCCGGTAGATGGACCGTACCTGCACAATGTCAGCTGCATACGCCTGGCAGGCGCGCAAGTCTTCCGCTTCCAGGTCTTCATAATCGGCTAGGATTTCGGCCTCGCTCATACCCGAGGCCAGGTATTCGAGCACGTTTTGCACCGGGTAGCGCAGGCCACGCACCGTGGACTGGCCGTGGCAAATGTGGGGGTCGATGGTGATACGCGGGTGGGCCGCCGAAACCGGTGCTTCCATGCGGCTAAGATACAAGCCCTACCCCCCCGCTAGCCCCGCAGACACCGCCGCCGCTACCGGGGACGGCAGCGGCTAGCTGGCTTCTCTAAAAATCTGGCGGCCGAACTACGAAGCCTGTTTATACTCCGCATTTGCGGGCAATTTGCCAATCTTCTTTAGATAAGCAAATAGCTCTTTATCGCTCAGCGGACCGCTGAGGCGGCCTTTTTCCCATTCCGCCTGGGTGCGGCCATTCATCGAGAAATCAGTTAGTTTCTTCGAGGAACTGTTTGATGACAGCGATTCTAATGGCTCCATAATCAGCAAGGTTTACGTCGTCAATGACGAGGGTGTGGTCGTTCAACGTGAAAAGCACCGCGATAAATTTCCGGTAGCTGTTGGTATAACCCACGCGCTCAAACTGCTGGGCTGGTCGAATATACGTCGAAGCCTGCCCTACCTGATGCAGTAACTCCTGAATCTCAGCCAACTCAATCCGCACGCTGTGC from Hymenobacter psoromatis includes the following:
- a CDS encoding glycosyl transferase encodes the protein MVKFDTLSIIIPVYNEARTIHQILDLLRELELVNGIRKEIILVNDCSTDASADTIRAYAARYPALGLRLLEHRVNQGKGAALHTGIREATGDYVIIQDADLEYDPEEYNLLVKPVLRGFADVVFGSRFMGGNPHRILFFWHSIGNSILTFLSNMCTDLNLTDMETCYKLFRRDIIQGLNLVENRFGFEPEVTAKMARVPNIRVYEVGISYYGRTYAEGKKIGWRDGFRAIYCILKYGLLNG